In Pagrus major chromosome 23, Pma_NU_1.0, the genomic window TTTCCACATGCATCCACATACTGTGTTTACAGGCCAGTTTAcagtgctgtttttgtgtaatacaGAGATGTTCCATGACTTTGCATTGGAATTTGAGCCATGTGactgacatttctttgtgttagGGGATGGTGGCAGTGTCCGGGAGTCTGTCTGTACTTCTGGACTCCATCTTGTGTGCGCTTGGACCACTGACCTGTCTCACAGCGCAGATTCCACAGTTAAACGGATGTCCTCGAAACGTCCTGGTAAAGTATAAGCATTtataaaagttgttttaattaaattactGTGGGTGTTTTCAGCTTTagaactaataataataataatagtaatagtagtaaGTTTCCTCTGTATAGACTGCATTACATTATACATTCAGGTGTTGTATATGTGGCTCTGCTGTTTTCTAACaaagctctctctcttcttctgtcagtCAAATACATTGGACAACATTGCCTACATCATGCCCGGGCTGTGAGTGAAGGAAGATAATCACCATGGAGTGATTTGCATCAGAAGTCAACATGTTTGGCAGGAGTGACCCTTGGACTTTAATTTAAGCCACTGCTCGGCATCTGAAAAGCGGATCTTTCTAGCGTcaacttgtttttaaagtatttttttaaagacctTGTTCTCTTAATTTTCtaattgttatatttttaaatgaaacattttactgAACACGTTAATCTTTTCTTGGCATGTCAGCTTAGTTTTACTGTTACTGTACAGTGTGCTGTTGTATGAATGAGTGTACGCTTGTATGTACAATACTgaatgtatgtgtttatttagcTGTGAAGTGGGACTGACTGCTAGTGTATGAGActgttgactgttttttttatctgaaatgTACAGGAACATTTAAGTCGTTGACTTTTGGTCGTCATCATCCACATAACGTAATATATTTGGCACCCGCTAAGTTTTTCTTTCACCATGTAACAAGTGCTGCCATGCCTTactgttttttacatttgatatttTGCTGTGCACACAGTGTTTAGATTTCGACTGTACTGTAGACTTTCAAAAGTGACCGAAAACACCTTTGGGTGCTACCTTGTTGTAATCAGGAGCTGTTCAAACAAATCAATGTCGGACATTTAACGAAATGGCAGCATTAAATTATGACCTGTTCCCTAATTCAGCTTCTGTGCTTTTATTAGCTGTGCTAGCAGCTCGGCTGTAGGGATCAAAAGGCTGGTTGGTAATTTCATCACTTTGGGTGCACATTGAAatgtttcacaatcatctggATGGATCACCATGAAATTTTCGAAGTTAAAGGATGAATGGCTGGTGAATCCTTTCCTCTCCTGGCACTATGACATTAATATTTCTGGACAACTTTAggatggattaccatgaaatCTGGAATGCACATTGATTGTTATTTACTTTCCAAGGATGGAGACCGAATCAACCAATCATAGCGAACCAGTCAAAGCTCCACTCCACTCCATGACCCTGAGCCTGGGTGTCAAGAAGGCTTTAATGACCAAATGTTAGAAAATGTCTTCCCTCACAGGACAcagacattcccatcagccccaGCTGTAGTCTGTGTCACGCTAATTAtcaaacatgctaacatgctaaattaAGAATATGGTTAGCATCAGCATGTAGAAATGTCATTTTGACCATGTTAGCAAGcggacattagcatttagctcataACGCACCACTGTGCCTAAGTACAGCTAACAGAAGTGTATGGTTGTACAAGTACCCTACTTTTActacagctttagttactagttacttgacagacaaaacatacaaagagcttaaaataaaataagttttgttagaaatgaaacaaaaaaatggactTCTACTTTCACAACTGTTAAcagccatttttcttttcatggtgCTGATGTGATTTTGGGAAATCTTGGAAATAATGTCAACATTTCTCACAAAAGTTCAAAATTCGGGTTAATAATGTAATGATATCAGCCTCAGGGTCCATTAGTCTTCATTGAGTAGTTACTTTGAAcagtttaagtacattttcctcATTTCAGGATGACCTACATTAACTCTAAGTAACATTTTTAGTTATTCGTAACATATTAGTATGTTTGCTGTGTACTACTGTAATATAAAGTGGGCTGACACATGTGGGCTGACATGATAAGAAAAGTGTTGAGTCACTTGACGGTCCGCGGTCCTCAGCTTGAGTCCAGTGCAGCCGGGACAGAGTGTGAGTCAGGCTGCAGGAACCAGGAAGTCAACTCATCCTCTGGTGGTTCAACACTAAATACAGCAGCGACCAGGAGCAGTCATGTCTGCATCTGCTTCACACCCAGGTAGATCATTCTTTATgaactgtatgtttttaaagagctgtgtttgtttgtgaggtATAACAGGAGATAAAGTCAGCGGGGCGGGTCGCATGTGCGTGTTTTCGGTATTGAGGGGAGAGAGCAGCTGCTGAAGGGCGCTGCCTGTCTGCAAATGTGATGATGCCACGATCACGTTTATATCATCTGACACTGAGTAAACAAATATCACTTTTACATGCGGGACAGAAGACTTCAAGTTATTTTACTATAATTACTATAATAAAAATGACTCTGATGAAACTTGTGCAGCTTCCTCTCTGAACATTTACACAGTACGCCCttataaacaaacagcagcatggAGCTGATCAGCTGTTTACATGTCTCCTCTCGAGCAGAGCTGAGGCTGGTGCTGCTCGGCCGGACCGGGTCAGGAAAGACATCAGCAGTGTCCACCATCCTGGGCCTGCAGGacacccagcagcaggacacccagcagcaggacaccCAGGAGGGCccagaagctgctgctgtcaccCAGGGgtgcagcaaacacagaggagaggctgcaggcaggcaggtgggggtgacatacacacaacacaaggCTTCATGACTCGAGGGAGGAGGTGTTTCTTTAAGGATACATAAGAGTTCaagtttaaaggggcattatgtagtcaaACTCAACATTTTTGCTGATTagtgaggtaatgatacaaactcagaaatatttatgttatccataactgagtaaacaagttGTGGAAcagctgtttattcagttatggaaaaaataattgaattattacctcattaatattaaaaatataacaaaacaacaaaacaaaagactacATGATGCACCTTTAAGGATTATAACTGCAGTAAAGGATCATAATGTCCAGATCACACTTCATAAATGAGACAAATAATATGTCTGGGAACTAAGTGGTTGAATATCAATACACatacttgtttttattattaatattttattgatatttatcTTTAGATAAATACAAAAGTTCATAAAGTAaatacatccacacacacacacacacacacacacacacacacacacacacacacacataggtaCAAATGGACACTAATAACGGCATACACAAGTTTAATTTCCCTAAAATATAAACCTATAAACAGTCCGTCTtctcctttgttctttttttgttacagtgaaaaatacaaacatagtCAGCACACATAGAGATCCCGGGTGTAAGCCCTTCTTCAGACAtgaaacaaccacagagacacacctTACAAGTACCTGTGCAAAGGGGTCACCTGACAGGTCATGAGACTgctaaaatacaagaaaaacatgaaatacgAGACCTTACAAAGACAACTGACATGTAAAATAACCCATGTAACCTGACTACTAGTAAAAACCTGTTATTCTGTGACAGTGACAATCAGTTTGTAGGATTAATGTGCTTCAACAGCAAGAAAAACAACCTTCATGTTAtgcttctgtctctcctctgcaggTGGTGGTTGTCTCCAGTCCGGCCTGGTTCGACTCAGACTGCGACccaacagagagaagaagacacATATCCTCCTTTATCTCCTTATCCAGCCCTGGTCCACACGCCTTCCTGCTGTGTGTCCCTGTGAACCAGCCGGCTGATGGAGAGTCCAAGGCGCTGGATGTCCTGACGGAGCTGTTCGGCCCCTCTGCAGTCGGCACGCACACCATCATACTCTTCACCCACAccgaggagctggaggaggacgaGAGGCTGGAGGATTACCTCGTCACTTGGCGAAAGGACCTCGGGGAGCTGGTGGAAAGATGTGGCGACCGCTACCACACCCTGGAGACCCGTGGTGGAGGAGAGGCGGAGAGGAAAGCTGttgaggagctgctggagaaggtgGAGCAGGCTGTGGCGGAGAGCGGGACGCAACACTTCAGCTGCCCTCTGTACCAGGAGGctgaggagagagtgagggagaggcaggtggaggtggcgagacagaggagaggagaggaggactcCCCACCAGAGGACGACGTGACGGAGGAGGAAATGGAGGCAGCGCGGGAGGAGGCAGAGCGGAGCGTCGATGACTTGGACGTGGATGTGGATGGTATTTTCCCCTCTGCCAGCGTCTCACCTCCTTCGTTTCTCTGGGGCTTGTGGGAGAAGCTGACATGCTGGACCAAGTGGCTGCCCTCCTTTGTGAGAAGGGAGGCCCTGCTGGGAGCGCTGGTCGGCCTGTTTGTGGGAGGGCCGTTCGGAGGTATGATGGGGGCCACGGTGGGCTCGGTGGCTACTGAGGTgaagagaagaaacacacagaagacCAAATGAGGGATGATCTCATGTTTATGCATTAAGTTGCACTTTATAGTCCTTTCACTGTGTTCACACACCCACCAGTGTATTACCGAGCTATTAGCTTGCAAGCTAGCAATTCTCAACAACAGTATTTATGTTTAACCACCGAGCACCAGTAGCTAGTTTCTACTTCACAGTGTGCACCTCTCTGTATAAACTGTATTATCTAATGGCTCATGCTTCATAGATCAGTAACAACTCATTATTAGAGCAACGGatgggttgccaggtttgaaAATCCCTTTGGCTGGTGTATATGTTCCTCTAGTGTTCTGTCTTTTACAGTTAGCTTAGTTATTAATCTTGATAGCTCAACTTATTCAGAGCAAGTTAcaaatgttaatgattaatcaggTTGTGATCTACTACAGAGCTCCATTATGTCCGCAGATGTAACCTGCTATTTTGagtttttggccacttgggagcagcagaaacaagctttGTGAACACCACACTGACATCACACCACCTTTTATGGTGATAATACAGATTTGTTAGTAATCTGTTGCCTATTTAAACTGACCGTAGACAaggtttttctgcttttaaagctgctgtaagtgatagttcttattaaaataattgttaaataGCTCTTTATTCCAACACTAATCACTGTCACAGAGTGTTGGGTCAGTGACCTTTGTCTTTGTCCTTAtacagtaaaagagaaaatatatgTTCTGGTAaccctgcccactttatccaatcaggacggAGAACTCCActttgctgctgtgtctggtgATTAGCGGCTGCATGTTCACGTGACACAGGAGGGAAGGGATTGTTAACTGCAAGACGACTAcgatgcttacagcagctttaatcgttatgaagtaaatgttgattgcacaatgtaatggctttGTCATAAAAACACCATCATTGTTTAGATTAGTTCCCTATAAAACTTGCTTTTACGATGCAATTTCAAGTTGTCTATTTCCGCTTTTCTGGCCATCTGATTAACAC contains:
- the LOC141019693 gene encoding GTPase IMAP family member 9, producing the protein MSASASHPELRLVLLGRTGSGKTSAVSTILGLQDTQQQDTQQQDTQEGPEAAAVTQGCSKHRGEAAGRQVVVVSSPAWFDSDCDPTERRRHISSFISLSSPGPHAFLLCVPVNQPADGESKALDVLTELFGPSAVGTHTIILFTHTEELEEDERLEDYLVTWRKDLGELVERCGDRYHTLETRGGGEAERKAVEELLEKVEQAVAESGTQHFSCPLYQEAEERVRERQVEVARQRRGEEDSPPEDDVTEEEMEAAREEAERSVDDLDVDVDGIFPSASVSPPSFLWGLWEKLTCWTKWLPSFVRREALLGALVGLFVGGPFGGMMGATVGSVATEVKRRNTQKTK